The following coding sequences lie in one Thermomicrobium sp. 4228-Ro genomic window:
- the trpC gene encoding indole-3-glycerol phosphate synthase TrpC: MTRTGTILDRILDRTRCDLVDRRARVPEAQLLQRAAMMAPPLPLVPALRGTQVRLIAEVKRGSPSRGLFAPDADAVAVAADYLAGGAAAISVLTDEPFFHGHLRDLESVGALARPSGVPVLRKDFVIDPYQVLEARAFGADAVLLIVAALSRAQLTELLAATRELGLEALVEVHDEAELEVALGAGARVIGINNRDLRNFTVDLGISERLAPRIPADRIVVAESGIHTREDVERLARAGIDAILVGESLITARDRRAATAALAGVEVQRCRES, translated from the coding sequence GTGACGCGAACGGGCACGATCCTCGACCGGATTCTCGATCGGACGCGTTGCGACCTGGTCGATCGGCGCGCTCGGGTGCCGGAGGCGCAGCTCCTCCAGCGTGCGGCAATGATGGCACCACCGCTCCCGCTCGTGCCGGCGTTGCGGGGTACACAGGTTCGGCTCATCGCCGAGGTGAAGCGGGGGTCACCGTCGCGTGGCCTCTTCGCACCGGATGCCGATGCGGTGGCGGTCGCGGCGGACTACCTGGCTGGTGGGGCAGCGGCGATTTCAGTCCTGACGGACGAGCCGTTCTTTCACGGGCATTTGCGCGACTTGGAGTCGGTCGGCGCGCTGGCTCGACCTTCGGGAGTTCCGGTCTTGCGGAAGGATTTCGTCATCGATCCGTATCAGGTGCTGGAGGCGCGTGCGTTCGGGGCCGATGCGGTGCTGCTGATCGTCGCAGCGCTGAGTCGAGCACAACTCACTGAACTCCTCGCTGCGACGCGGGAGCTGGGACTGGAGGCGCTGGTCGAAGTGCACGACGAAGCCGAGCTCGAGGTCGCGCTGGGAGCCGGCGCGCGGGTGATCGGGATCAACAACCGGGATCTCCGGAACTTTACCGTCGATCTCGGCATCAGCGAGCGGCTGGCACCGCGTATTCCGGCCGATCGCATCGTCGTTGCTGAAAGCGGCATCCACACGCGCGAGGATGTCGAACGGCTCGCCCGGGCGGGTATCGATGCCATCCTGGTCGGGGAGTCGCTCATCACGGCGCGCGATCGCCGGGCAGCAACCGCTGCGCTGGCCGGCGTGGAGGTACAGCGATGCCGGGAATCGTGA